Within the Salvia hispanica cultivar TCC Black 2014 chromosome 4, UniMelb_Shisp_WGS_1.0, whole genome shotgun sequence genome, the region TGCCTAGTCAACTAGGCCAAAATTAGCTATGACTTTGTTTCCCAAAACCAGCATTGAAACAACAAACCATGAAATataagcatttttttttattataaatggcatgaaaatatatatattatatatatacattgcAACATCCATACAATTTTCAAGAAATCTTCTTAATCTTTATCTAACTACAACCATTTCtaaaaatcaaagtaaaatgacaaaatattttcaatggacaaaaataaaaatgggaaGTGTGACATTGCTGCTCTGTAAGATCCAATGTTTAATGTATACCTCTTTTTCTCTGTTAAAAAGATATTTACATCTCTTGAAACTGACTGCTCATTTCTCTGTGTTCTTGATCTTGACTCACTATAAACCTAAGGATGAGCAAGTGTTGAAATGGTCCCATGCTTCCTACATtaacaatcaaaacaaaattacacataatttttaatttcaatacaTCACTAAACCTTGTCTGAAAATACCTGAAGAATGTCGAAAACCTTTTCTGCAATGTACTTGTGTTGAAAAGCAGCTCCTTTCTGCTGCAGCTTATCCGGATGCAGCCGGAGTAGAGCTTTCTGATACGCCCTCTTTACAGAAGTCGACTCGATCAGATCCACTAGGGGAACCGGCTTCCATCCACTCTCAGCCCACAGAACCTACAAGAACTCCATCTTAgcacataaatatttttcaagttAAATCACTTGACGAAGATTGGAGATTACGTATTGCAGAGTCGAGAGCAGAGAGCGGATGTTTCCTTTCTTTCCGACTGACCACTGCCGAATCTTGGCATCTATAGCCTGCATACATGTTGGGAGCCTTAACATTCCATTTTTTTGAAAGAATATGTCTTGATTCGTATGAATGTTGAGTGCATTACTTACTTTGGTTTCCTCAGAGCTTTCGTCCGGTGCATCAGCTTCGTTGTCATCTGGTAATTCCTGTACCTGTTGAACCATGCAATGACGTAGGATCAAAACTAtacaacaaaattttcatgttATCCATTCAGTGACCATTACAAAGTAACAAATATGTCGTGTACCTCAAACGTGTCTTCCAAAGGATCGTCTAGTTTCTCTCGTGGCATCCTTAAATCCTCGCGAAGCGACCCTAGAGAGATAGGAAGTTGTAAAACAAGACGCTTTTATATGTGTAAATCCACAAAACTtgaaaagaaaacagaaaCAGATAAAACAGATCAAAGAATTTATGGTTGATTTGTGATTCTGATCTTCCATTAGTAGTCTGAAAATGATCGAGGAGTAACTGACCTGCTGAAAATGATTTTCGTAGTCTACTCGAAGAACGAGCACTACGTGAAATTCTCCGTGGAGAGAACTGTTGCGCTTCATTTCTCCCTAAATTTTCAGCCTCCTATCACAACAAGGATCAGAGCATCCATGAAGAAAATGTAATCTTTTCTACTAAAAAACTGGATTGAAGCAAGTACCTTGAAAGGAGCATCTGGTTTCTTATCCACATCTACTTTTTCTTGAACTTTTGCTTGATTCGAACTCGCCTCACTCCCTACATTTCCCCATCTCCGACTCCCTCGAGCATCAGCTTCAGGTCTTAAAACAGCATCCTGGTTGAAGATCTGAACAAAATCCTTCACCTTTCCCTTGACTGCACCACTTTTCACTTCAGCTGCTGGTCCCAACTTTGTAGTTTTCTCAGCTTTTGCATTGTTCGAGTCCACTCCGTTCCCCCCCTTTTCCTTCGCTTTCTTGCTGCCACCATCAACCAGCTGAGCTCTAGCTTTCTCATCCTTAATTTCTGCAATGAAAGTTGAGTTACAAACATAAAACAGATCAATCAATCCATGCTGATGAAACATTCATATGAAGAGAGTTGAGACCTTCACTCATCTTCACATGGACTTTCTTTTCAACTTGATCAACTGATTTCAGCTGTTCTTCCTTTACACTTGTGTTTGATTTCGGCTCATAAAACGCTTCAACCACATGATCTCGCTCTTGTTTCTTCTCTCGTCTGCCCTTGACATTATGCGCGTGTTCTGATCTCAAGGGCTCGGGCTCTGCAGCAACTGGCTCAGCTCTTGCTTTCTCATCCTTAACTTCTGGAAACGAAAATCGAGTTACAAACATAAACTAGATCAATCAATCCGTGCTGATGAAACATTCATTTGAAAAGAGTTGAGACCTTCACTTATCTTCACATGgacttttttttcaacttgATCAACTGATTTCAGCTGTTCCTCCTTTACACTTGTGTTTAATTTCGGCTCATAAAACGCTTCAAAAGCATGTtgtttcttctctcttctGCTCTTGATATCATGTGCACGTTCTGATCTCAAGGGTTCGGATTTGGGCTCGGGCTCTGCAGCAGCAGAGACTTCGCATTTGACACTGTCTTTTGATCTCAAGTTATTCCGAAGGACAAGAGGCATCAGCACTGGAGCTCCTCTGCCTGCCCATTTGTAGATAGAGAAGTGAAACTGATTGCCAATGCTGTCAACGGTTTTCGGATCTTGATCAGACAACGGGGAACCCTCAGCTTCATCATCGGACAGTGGCCTTTGGGGGGGACTCGCGGGCTCAGCTTCGTCTCTCATCAAGTCACCAAGTCTCCCACTTGCCTCATTTGAGAATCTAGAGAAAGGACTCCATGAGCTGAGTCCATTACCACCTCCATCCACCTTGTTTTGCCCATGATTCTGGGATCCAAAGGTTGGCAAATCCATCTTTGGAGGCAAACTGGAATATTGTGACACACTCAATCAAGATCCATCCATCTTTCTTATCAAGAATGTGCATCAAAATATAGCACTGACTAACAACAAATTCTCatgactaaaaatgaaacaatttgACAAATTGTATTGACCCTTTAAACTACCTactgttttcctttttgggatattCCGAGCTAAATAAACcatttaataaaagtaaactctttttaatttatcctactttatcatttctcatatttattcTTTGTCCATTTAACTAACTAAACTTCATTTGCTTAAATACCGTAccaaaaagaaacgtctcGATTAATATGAAACGCGAGGAATTAAGAAAAAACCTGAGGTGGGCAGGGAGAGAAGAGGCTAAAGCGTCGGGTTTAGGTGAGAAAGGGCTCATGATCCTCGAAGCCGGGCTCGACCCATCACGATCACTCCTCCTCGGGGAGCCTTTGAATATGTCGTCGAAGAAATCGGGCCCCCTCTGCCGCCTCTTCTCCTCTCCGAACACCGGCTTCTCCCAAGCCGACGACGACGGCTCCCCAAAGCTGTGCCTCTCTCTCACCTCCTGCATCGAGAATCGCCGCGGTGGGCCCCCGAACACGTCCTTGAAGTCCATATCATCCGTCTCCGGACTCCCAAACTCTCTCCGCATCATCAACTTGTCCATTTTCTACACTTCCAATTTGGCGGGAAAATCAGCATGCACGAGCTGTTTTAGAGTGAGAATAGGAAGAATGTTTACTGAGAAACAGAGGCCACAGGTTTGGTGTGAAGAAGATTTGGTTTGAATGGAAATGAAGATAAGAAAGGAAATAAGAGAGATTTGTTTTTGGCAAAATgccacaaaataataatatcaaccATCATTGTGGTTTCGAATAATTTCTGCTGGAGTTgttgattaataattttgtgtGACATACATAATTAAGGGGGATTTTGTGATGATTTTTGATTGGTTGAATGATGAGAACCACTTATAAGTGAAGgacttttcaatttcattatgTGATTCGACATTTTACAGATCAGAGTTGTCTCTTTTTACAAGTACTCTTGACATTCTTGAAACTGAAAGTGAGTTGTCGTGGTAACCAAAATAAGTGGATGGTCCTCTATAACTAAATTCACAGGATAATCTTTCTTGTTCAATTAATAAGATGAGATTTTCGGtcactataattaaaaaaataaatgaagaattaCTGTTACTAATCTTTCTTAGAGGACGCTACTTATGCAGTTTGTGGATAGGGTCCGTTTTTGTATCTATATATATCATCTCTCTCATTGTAACGACATCGACATgggtaaataattaatgtatttatcGTCATAGTATATAGTTTCTACTTTCTAGTAGGAGTAGTTTACTCATACGTGTCTTCAATTCGGTATGCGATCCGGTTCAAACGATATTCTTCTTGTTTCGGTTTCAATTAACCGACCCAATTAATCGAGTCGGTTAATCAATTAACCAAATAACCAATAGGGTTAGCAAATTTTGAGATGTTAATTCCAAAATAGTAAACGAAGCATCTAAGGCAAAACTCATATTTAAAAAGGGTTAATTCtttttcactaaaaaaaattgtatagtTGGTAAGAATTTGCCTGATGATGATAGAAGCGGAACTCAATCTATACATTGCGAGCGTCGGAACCAAGCAAATTGTGTTCCTCAATAGGCAGATCACTCATGGTCATGGACAAGGCAGTATTTGATTTGGAGTTGTTCATTTTATTGGACTCCTTCTCGACGCGAAAGAAGATCCACTGGAAACGGCGCAGCATCTCGAGGATTGATATTGCAAACACGGTGAGGTGGTTGTGGCGCAGATGGGCCGACAACTTGTACGTCCACGTGCATCGTAGTACAAGATTGCTCCCAATCACCCAAATCGTCACCTGCAACGTTCCGAGCATGAATCATAAAAGCGTAACTCGGTTGTATTATGACTGGAGAACAGAAACAGTAACTTGTATAAAGTATAAACAGTGTTCCCTTACCCACTTCTGCCCGTGTAATACGTCCGATACTGGGTGTGATTTGCTGAACTTGAAAACCCGTGTGAAACAGCTGAAAGTAACAGAGACcgtttatcaaatttcatttcttggaAAGTCAGGAATCAAATGCAGAATTTGTTTTTCATGACATACCTCAAGTCCCAATCCCGCGTAATGTCCCAGTAGAATGAGTACAAAGAGTTCAATACACTCGATGATAGCCACAGAGAGCGATAAATATTCGTCCATTTTTCAGGGGAAACATGATATTTGAGGgctgaaagaaaaataactgGTACTgctgttgaatattttaaagctGGAACAGAAGGAAAATAAAGTTACTTATTAGCAcaactaaatcaaataatttgtgATTTCACAACTAGGACACGCCTAAATTTGACTAGTATCTATAGGCTTTTCACTAAATGGAAGTGATGTCAACTTACCATTTAGAAGTGATGTCTTTTCTCTTGTGTCCTTGTACTGCCGAAGACATTGGAAGAGACGAAAAATATAAGGCAAAACAAGAGCTATTGGAATTGTGACAGAGTGACTCCCACAAACAGAGTCTGCCTCAAGCCATGCAATAGTAGCAACCTGCATAGATGTAAGAAAAATTTATCTTAGGGTTTCACCAAAAAACTCTAGTCCTAGATATTAAAGTAACATTCCCATAAACTCAATGCCCAACATGGTTGAAAAAGATGaagggaaaaaacaaatttctgGTAGCATCAAGTGTGTAGTTTTGGTTGCAATTTACTTCGTCCGCCCGTTATTCATGGCACGTATTCCCTTTTAGGTCGTCCCACATAACACAGAGTGTTTCCTTTTAAAGGCAGCTTCATTATTCACAGTCTcacacaatttaaataatactagtagtatatattcCTCACACCACTTTACACCACGTTTCACTGCCCTAGATACTCGTACACAAGAGAAATCTGCCATAaataatgggacagagggagtactattaaacTTCTTGTAAGCCAAAAGCAAGTAGAAATTGAAGGCATCCCGTTAACTGACATAAACAGTAAACTAGGacatgtaattaaaatattaacctGCCGATGGACCATTCTACAAACTGAACGCTCCAGATCAGAGAAAACCTGCACGGGAAGACAAAGTTCAAGAAACATATTAGATTAGTCATGATTGTAACCTTTTAACTTGGGGCAAGAGTGAAATGCAATGAAGATGGAAATCCTCCAAGAAGCTTCCTATGACTGttactttttattgtttatttttccaaaaaagataaattactTCAAGAAACCATTGTAAGTCAATTGGAACATATACAGCTTGATAAATTATAGACACTTTAGGTTATTTCACAGGAGCACATACAATGGTGTTCTTCCAAGAAAGTGAGGCCATTCATCATTTTCCAGTGTCATGGATTGAATTAAAGCTTGACAggacaaatttgaaaaaatacaattttatccAATCAGGAATGTTGGATTCACTGCGAGTTCAAGTATCataaatcaaatctttatCTTCAGTATTTTCTGGagaaatgatttaaaaaaagacaGTAAAAAAGACAGAAATGATGTAAAACATTTTATTGTCATTGTGTCATTTATGTTCAACCATCACATACTCACCTACTTCAGCAGAAGGGTAAGACAAAAAGAGGACGTCTAAACTTACTACTAAATGCACTAACAGATAAGAAACGAAATAACTGAGTGCATTCTGAAACaatcatttttcaaaacaacAATTTCTCAAGGAGAAACAAAACAATTTGGGATGAGGAAAGATTTTGGGAGAAGAATATATAAACAAGCTGCAGAATTTTTCGTGATTGCAGGATTACAATAACAATCAGAAGAATTACAGCAAGCAGATGCATACCTTTGACATAGAGGTAAATATGTCAGCCAAAAAGAAATCAGCAAATGTTATTGCCTGTATAAAATAGTACAACTGATCAGAAATTTATGCAGTTAGCATGCTCAAggttaaaatttatatactagttttcTACATATGTTTCCATGAAAACTTTGTTCAGGCTTGGACATTTCACATCTACAAGGGAAGCAAGGGTGGAAAATGAATAACATAGGTTTCACTTGGAACTTATGGGTGGTTTGTTTATTCGACttagaaataagaaagataataATGAACACATCAATCACAGAGTTTTATATTGAAGCTCACCAATCTAATACCAAACTTTAAACCAAACGCTAGCATCATAAAAAGATGATAGCAGGGCTGGTATGAATTTCTGGCTTTGAGAAATAGGCACAAACTGTTAGAAATATTAGGACTTAACAATGAGGTGAAGCCTAATAAACGTGCACCTCAAAATCTTAACTTTATGCCTTCTCACACTTACTCCGCCTTTTTCAATGCAtgtaacataaatttttttcttgtcaTATCTTAAGAAAGGACATAAAGGACGTTTATCATCTTTTTTTCTATCCTGTGGATGGTTAGTATTACAAGTCCTTAAGTTATCAAAGAAGTAAAACTTGCCTGTAATGGAAACAGTATTCGCCAAACTGTCCTCAGGAAAAAGAATCGAGATGAAAGACAGAAGATATCAAAGGGAAATATGAGAGTCGTTAAGATAGCAGCATACAAAAGCACCTGCAGTTGCCAAAACAATGTTACTAAACTTCATCACACGGAACAGAGAGGGTGTCTTCCTAAGAAAGGCAGTCCTCAGTTGATGTCATTAAGCATgctagttaaaaaaaaaaagaataataaacaAGCCAAGAACCACCAAGAATGATGACACTGACGGCACTCAGATacatgataatattaatataaagatCTTCTGACTTCTCCGCAGATAAATAAAACCCATGTGATATTCACAATCACCACCACTGAAAGGCAAAAATACTGTCTTTGTATAACATCCACCTTTTCCCCGTTAAAGTAGCATTCAATGCTTATTTTCATCTACATCAATTACAGTACTTTCCTAAgtattatcattatctaaatatGAAGATATCTCAAACAAGAAGcataattttcaacaaatgttGTTTAATCACGTGcatgagatttaatttaaagGATACAAGCATACTGTAGGCAGAATAACAATTTATGGGATTGCAATACTATTGCATGTATtcgtaaaataaaagaaggaGCTCACTATAGTCCATCCTGCATAATGAAAAAATCATTCCAAAGAAACTGAAGATGATAAAGCACCAAAATAATTTCTAGGAGAAGAAGCATCTATTACACTGGTTGAGATGCCGCTAACAAAACTTCTCCGTGAGAATACAGATACAGGTATGCTGTCATGCTAGTTGGGACAATGATTGTCATCCATGTAGCGCACTGACACATGAAAGGAATTATTGTCAGTAAATCATAAGCCCCTATAAGAGAAGTTGCAAATACGCCTACATGCTGAAGAGGCCAGAACTAGATCATgatcaaaacaataaagaaaaaaactgcTTTCTAGTGAGAACAGATAAACAAAGTTAAGAAATTTTTGAAGACTTATGTAATGATTTCTTTGGTAGAATAAGCAATTACTGAAAAATGACAGCCAATAAGGTGAGGATAAATATGCTGATATGCTCACACAAAACCGTTtcaccaaaaatatatttttcataataccATCTAACATAACCCTAAGACTCTGAACTTTACCAgatcaaaaataaattgaaggaGAATATTCTGATGGAAATTCAAGCCACCATGAACAGTCCAGTATGATGCAACAAGGTTTAAAAGTTACCAACTACCAACAGAATGCAATCGTACAATTTAGTCCTGGACGAATTAGAATACTGATTTACAGCAGCTAAGGAAATTGTAGTGAGGTAACCtgaaatataatactcctatatctAGTTCAAAGTTTAATATGACTACCTTCCATATCTCTCTGTGAGTTAGATGGCTCTGATCTAGgtcaaaaattttcacataTCCAATATTAGACTGGGCAAAAACCCATAAATTGATTCCCCAAAGCCAAACCATCATAGTCTGCATCATAACCGAAGcattatattaattcaatCACTAAATCTATATGCATAAGAActaaaccatgtaaaaatcacTGACCACGAGAAGGAGAGGATTATAATACAAGAAAGcctcatataaaaataaatctcgCAGGTCTGCACTCATTCTCATTACTGAATCCCATTCA harbors:
- the LOC125223950 gene encoding SPX and EXS domain-containing protein 5-like, whose product is MFGGLEYIPNKSPHLRKSGSRPVVFDIDSSELGNSSDEEFLLSKESNEMKGGSTALSSVAIVPSPLLLWRFKALLFFIWGFCCFKIEWDSVMRMSADLRDLFLYEAFLYYNPLLLVTMMVWLWGINLWVFAQSNIGYVKIFDLDQSHLTHREIWKCATWMTIIVPTSMTAYLYLYSHGEVLLAASQPVLLYAAILTTLIFPFDIFCLSSRFFFLRTVWRILFPLQAITFADFFLADIFTSMSKVFSDLERSVCRMVHRQVATIAWLEADSVCGSHSVTIPIALVLPYIFRLFQCLRQYKDTREKTSLLNALKYSTAVPVIFLSALKYHVSPEKWTNIYRSLWLSSSVLNSLYSFYWDITRDWDLSCFTRVFKFSKSHPVSDVLHGQKWVTIWVIGSNLVLRCTWTYKLSAHLRHNHLTVFAISILEMLRRFQWIFFRVEKESNKMNNSKSNTALSMTMSDLPIEEHNLLGSDARNV
- the LOC125222308 gene encoding J domain-containing protein required for chloroplast accumulation response 1, whose protein sequence is MDKLMMRREFGSPETDDMDFKDVFGGPPRRFSMQEVRERHSFGEPSSSAWEKPVFGEEKRRQRGPDFFDDIFKGSPRRSDRDGSSPASRIMSPFSPKPDALASSLPAHLSLPPKMDLPTFGSQNHGQNKVDGGGNGLSSWSPFSRFSNEASGRLGDLMRDEAEPASPPQRPLSDDEAEGSPLSDQDPKTVDSIGNQFHFSIYKWAGRGAPVLMPLVLRNNLRSKDSVKCEVSAAAEPEPKSEPLRSERAHDIKSRREKKQHAFEAFYEPKLNTSVKEEQLKSVDQVEKKVHVKISEEVKDEKARAEPVAAEPEPLRSEHAHNVKGRREKKQERDHVVEAFYEPKSNTSVKEEQLKSVDQVEKKVHVKMSEEIKDEKARAQLVDGGSKKAKEKGGNGVDSNNAKAEKTTKLGPAAEVKSGAVKGKVKDFVQIFNQDAVLRPEADARGSRRWGNVGSEASSNQAKVQEKVDVDKKPDAPFKEAENLGRNEAQQFSPRRISRSARSSSRLRKSFSAGSLREDLRMPREKLDDPLEDTFEVQELPDDNEADAPDESSEETKAIDAKIRQWSVGKKGNIRSLLSTLQYVLWAESGWKPVPLVDLIESTSVKRAYQKALLRLHPDKLQQKGAAFQHKYIAEKVFDILQEAWDHFNTCSSLGL